GGTGCTGAAAACACACTGGATATAACCGATTTGAAGCAGCTTCCAGCAAGATTGGTACAAGTAATCGCAAGGTGTATCTAGTATGATATACTAAGTAGGAATGGAGGTGGTGTTATGGATTGTGTGAAAATAGGCAATTTAATTGCCAAGCTACGAAAGGAAAAAAAACTTACCCAGAAAAACATTGCAGATGCTTTGAATATTCAAAATAAAACGGTTTCAAAATGGGAATGTGGTTTAGGGTGTCCTGATCTATCGCTGTGGCCAGAACTATCTGCTATTTTGGGTGTTGATATGAAACAGATGATGGAGGGTGAAATTACGTCAAATAAGCCGGATAGCGGCAATATTGATAAAGTACGTTTTTACGTCTGTCCTTCCTGTGGAAATATTTTGGTGAGCACAGGAAGTGCTTCTATCTTCTGCTGCGGAAGAAAGTTAGAACGTATCTTGCCTACTGTTGCAACTATTGCACCAAAAATCACGGTAGAGGAAATAGATACTGATTACTTTGCCACTTTTGACCATCCAATGACCAAAGATCATTATCTTTCTTTTGTGGCCTATGTTAAAAGTGACAGAGTATTACTGAACCGCTTGTATCCGGAACAAAGTCCAACATGTAGGTTTCCTGTAATTACGGGTGGTAAACTATATGTTTATTGCATCAAACATGGTTTATCGGTATATTCAGGTATTAGTCAAGCGAAACTGTGAATGCACAGTCTGTTCTTTTTTGTAGGATTTATAATAGACTACTATAATTGATTCAGGGATGTGTTGTTACTAGATGATAGATAGGCTATATTAAATAGGACAACAAAATTCCGAACAATGATATGAATAATATTACAAATATTATTTGGGGGAAAAATGATAAAAGGATTTGTAGGAAGTAAAAGAAAAATTTATATTATTTTTTAATGATCTTAGAATTTAAGAAGATATTAAAATTGTCTCTTCTAAATATTTTGATATGGTGATAAGGATAAAGAAATAAAGCGATTACTTTAAGAAGACATTTGTTAAAGTAATCGCTTTTTCTTTGCCAAATAATTAAAATTCCTCAAGCTTACTCATTCTGTATCTCCATACTGGAAGGGCAATGATTCCAAAAACCATATATTTTAGAAAAAGACTAAGCATATGATTCTGGGATAAAATAATATCTCCATTAAATGTGAAACTATGATGGAAGAACTGAATTACAGGAGTTAGAAGTCCTATTGTAAAAGGTACTGCTATGCCTACCCCTATAAATGTTATAAATAAATTAAGAACATTACTGATTTTAGGGAAGGTATCATTGATAAATAAAATTAAAAGTCCATAGAGAATTACTGCAAGGATTCCAGCACCTGCATCAAGAAGATATTGCAATTTGCCTACAACAAGCTTTGTTGCCACATGAGGATGGAAAAAATATATTGTATAAAATAGGATAACAAAAAAGTCAATTCCAAATGCCATTGTCTTGAAAGAAAACAGGGTAATATTCTTATAAAGTTTTATAAAAAGAACTAATATTGTTAAACATACTCCTAAAAACAATCCTATAAACATAGCAATCACCTGATAAATTATTTTTTTATTTCCTATATCTATAAATTAATTATATCACTCTAATATGGCTGGCGGCCAGACCTAAAATAAAGAAAATAAAAATTACCATATTTTCTGAAAGAACTATTGCA
The window above is part of the Clostridiisalibacter paucivorans DSM 22131 genome. Proteins encoded here:
- a CDS encoding helix-turn-helix domain-containing protein, coding for MDCVKIGNLIAKLRKEKKLTQKNIADALNIQNKTVSKWECGLGCPDLSLWPELSAILGVDMKQMMEGEITSNKPDSGNIDKVRFYVCPSCGNILVSTGSASIFCCGRKLERILPTVATIAPKITVEEIDTDYFATFDHPMTKDHYLSFVAYVKSDRVLLNRLYPEQSPTCRFPVITGGKLYVYCIKHGLSVYSGISQAKL